TTTGGGCTTGGGATGTCCTATGGTCACTAGTGAGGGCGGGCTTACTTTGGGAGTGCGCTTTGCCATCGATATGACCCGCATCGAAAAAGAGGGAATTGTCGAGATGACAAAAGGGGCCGCTTACCGAGAAGCGTCCCCAATGAAGATTTGGAGCCTGCAGTTTAACGTTACAGCCTATTTCTTGTAGGTTTAATTCTAACGTTTTTTTTCTATTTTTAGCTCCATAAAAGGAGTTTTCTATGAAAAAGTTTTTTGCAATGCTTGCGGCGTTTGCTTGTGCCGCTGTATTCTCTGCCTGTAACGACCAAAAGGCAGAACAGCCTACTGCTGATGAATCCCTGAACAAGGTGAAGGCTGCAGGCGAGTTCGTGCTCGGCCTCGATGACTCTTTCCCGCCGATGGGGTTCCGCGACAAAGACAACAACATCGTTGGCTTTGATATTGACCTTGCTACAGAAGTTTGCGCTCGCCTGGGCGTGAAGCTCAAGACGCAGCCGATTTCCTGGGATGCGAAGGAACAGGAACTGAACACCGGCAAGATTGACTGCATCTGGAACGGCATGAGCGTGGACAGCGCCCGCGCCGCCGCGATGAACTTGAGTGACGCCTACCTCAAGAACCGCATGATTTTCACGGTGAAGGACAAGGCTCTTGCAAATCTCGCTGCCCTCGCCGGCAAGAAGATTGCCGTGCAGAACGGTTCTACCGCCCAGAAGTTGCTGGATGCCTCCGAAGCGGGCAAGGCCGCCAAGGAAATCGTCCCGTTTGACGACAACCAGACGGCGCTCATGGATTTGGACAAGGGCGGCGTGGATGCCGTGTTCCTGGACGAAATCGTGGCCAAGTACTGGATTGTGACGAATGCGAAGGACTACACTGTGCTCGAGGAAGGCCTCTCCGACGAAGTCTATGCCGTGGGTTTCCGCAAGAAGGACCAGGCCCTGCGTGATGCCGTGAACTCTACCCTGGCTGCCATGAAGGCCGACGGCAAGTTCGACGAAATCTCTGCCAAGTGGTTTGGCAAGTAATGTCGGAATTGTCAACGCTTTTGCCTATCCTTTGGGGCGGCTTCTGCACGACGCTCGCCATTTTCGGGCTTACGCTCCTGTTCTCGATTCCGTTGGGTCTGCTCATTGCGGTTCTCAAGATGAGCAAGTGGCGCGTGGTGCGTTACCCGGTGTCTTTCTACATCTCGGTGATGCGCGGAACGCCGCTCTTGTTGCAGATTGTGGCCATTTATTTCGGCTCGTATTACCTGAGCGAATATTCGGGACTAGGCTTTTCGTTTGACCGTTTCCCGGCGGTGATTGTCGCATTCTCGATAAACTATGCGGCGTAC
Above is a genomic segment from Fibrobacter sp. UWB5 containing:
- a CDS encoding amino acid ABC transporter substrate-binding protein, producing the protein MKKFFAMLAAFACAAVFSACNDQKAEQPTADESLNKVKAAGEFVLGLDDSFPPMGFRDKDNNIVGFDIDLATEVCARLGVKLKTQPISWDAKEQELNTGKIDCIWNGMSVDSARAAAMNLSDAYLKNRMIFTVKDKALANLAALAGKKIAVQNGSTAQKLLDASEAGKAAKEIVPFDDNQTALMDLDKGGVDAVFLDEIVAKYWIVTNAKDYTVLEEGLSDEVYAVGFRKKDQALRDAVNSTLAAMKADGKFDEISAKWFGK